ACATCAGCACTCCCGTGATCAGCAACAGCAGCAGATACGCCGGGTGAATTAACACCATCGTCGCGGCGGTGACCGGCAAGAAGACCAGTGTCACAATAAGACGGTCACCAGTATGGCTAATGGTGGAGACCGTGGTGTCAATATCCTTGGACAAACGCGTAATCACATTGCCCGTGCCCAGTTCCAAAATGCGCGGCACCGGAGCACGCATCACCGCATCCAACGCTGATTTACGCAGGTCGATGCTCAACCGGCGGGTTGCCGTGTTGATCAGAAACAGGTTCAACGCGCGGCCCACGGTTTCGATGATGAGAGCGAGGGCGAAGATAATCATCGCTAAGCTCACTGCATCACTGCCCGTGCCCAACAACACTGAGCTACCGCCGGTCATCAAATCCACAATCTGGCCAATCACTGTCGCGCCAATATTCATAGCGCCGGCGGCAATAATGATGGAAATCAGCGTCGCGATAACCTGATAACGCTTCGGTGCAGAAGGCAGAGACTTAATAAACTGCCACATATCCCTCGCGCCAGCCGGCGCCAAAGCATCTGCCTCACGAACCACTGGTTTTGCATGAGTCATCGCTGCACCACCTCATCTGCTACCGCCGCCCAGGAAGGCGACGAAGAAATCACTACCGTTCTGCGGTCCGGGCGCAGCTCCGCCACGCGCCGGGCCACGGTGGCCAGCGTGATGGAATCCAAACCCGTGGTCGGCTCGTCCAACACCAGCACCTGCGGGTCATAGGCCAAAGCGCGCGCCAAAGCCACGCGTTGACGCTGGCCGCCAGACAAATTCAATCCGGCCTCACCAATGCCGGTGGTGGGCAGCTCACCGTTTGCACCGAAACCGCCCAGGCGCGTGACAATGTCCTGGCACGCCGCGGCATTAAGCGCATCATGCACCTGCTCTAACGCGAAGGTGCCCTCCGGATTGATGTTGTCCTCCAACGTTCCCTCCAGCACGGATACCTGGTGCGGCGGGCACAGCGCACCCATGGAGCCGAGCAGCTCCAAATCTTCGGCAATTCGGTGGCGGCCCTCCACTGTCTTGGGCTGCCACACGGTTAGACCCTCACCAAGGTTAAATGCCGTGGCAATGGACTCTTTCTTGCTTTCCGTCGAGTCGGCGGGAGTGGCGTGCGGCTGGAGGTCATCGACAAGTTCTGCAATACGCTGCGTGGATGCCAACCCGCGGGCATAAAACTGCGTGAGGAAGCCCAGTGAATAGCCTGTCGATGTCAACGCCGGTGGCACCAACATCACAATGGTCATCAACGCACCCGTGGAAATTTCCCCAGCATAAGTACGCGTGATGGCATAAAGCACCAAGCCTATCGCCCAGACAGTGGGCACCATCTGGCGCACCAACGTAGTCCACGTCAGCGTGCGGACTTCCCTGAGCATGGAATCAAGCGCCGTGGAAGAAACATCCGCGAAACGCTGCGCCACGATATCGCCCGCGCCCAAACCCTTGACCACGCGGTTGCCCTGCGCCGCATCCGTGGCAAGACTCAATGCCACGTTGTCATTCGCGCGACGCACCGCCGTCACCTTCGTCAAAGACTTCGCGGTGAGATAAGAAACCACCATGGTCAATGCAACACCCCCCGGCAGCGCAATAGCCACCACGGGTGATGCTGGCGCAATAACAATCACAGCGCCCACCACATAGCCCAGCATCATCACCGGAAAGTTGAGGATTTCTTTCAACAAGCCAATGTTGTTGCTGTCCTCGTCCATGGTATTGAGCAACCGGCCCGGGTTTAGCCCCTGCGTGCGGCTGCGCAACAGGCGCTGCAGCAGGCCCAAGCGCAAATCATGCGTGGTGCGCGCGGCACCCATGCCCGTAAAAGCATCTGCCGTTGATTCCGCAACCCACTGGAACCACAACAACAAAATGGTCAACAGCACCGGCACCAGAAGCGACTTCCAAGTCAGCTCACTAAAGACTGACTCAGTGGCATAACCAATGACAGCAGAAACCGCGGCGCCCACCGGCGCGGACAGCAGCATGCACACCAGCGTCATCCACACACTAGTG
This region of Corynebacterium casei LMG S-19264 genomic DNA includes:
- a CDS encoding ABC transporter transmembrane domain-containing protein codes for the protein MIVPKYSRMRTWAWYLPEDSPPSTYAIDATRWDSPARASLSLLGMHSTSVWMTLVCMLLSAPVGAAVSAVIGYATESVFSELTWKSLLVPVLLTILLLWFQWVAESTADAFTGMGAARTTHDLRLGLLQRLLRSRTQGLNPGRLLNTMDEDSNNIGLLKEILNFPVMMLGYVVGAVIVIAPASPVVAIALPGGVALTMVVSYLTAKSLTKVTAVRRANDNVALSLATDAAQGNRVVKGLGAGDIVAQRFADVSSTALDSMLREVRTLTWTTLVRQMVPTVWAIGLVLYAITRTYAGEISTGALMTIVMLVPPALTSTGYSLGFLTQFYARGLASTQRIAELVDDLQPHATPADSTESKKESIATAFNLGEGLTVWQPKTVEGRHRIAEDLELLGSMGALCPPHQVSVLEGTLEDNINPEGTFALEQVHDALNAAACQDIVTRLGGFGANGELPTTGIGEAGLNLSGGQRQRVALARALAYDPQVLVLDEPTTGLDSITLATVARRVAELRPDRRTVVISSSPSWAAVADEVVQR